A region from the Halomarina litorea genome encodes:
- a CDS encoding acyl-CoA dehydrogenase family protein yields MELLDDSVVPEHARAVKQEAREFAQEHIAPAAQEYHNSGEYPWDILEAGMDAGLVAQDIGEEWGGRGLDLYEIFAIAEEFYRADAGIGLTMMLASFGAEIVEEYGSEEQKEEFLRPVAENEQITGLAVSEPDTGSDLAGMTTSADLDEEAGEWVINGEKYWIGNAVEADWVTLYAKTGDGEDRYSNYSMFIVPTDAPGYEAEHIPEKIGMRASKQGHIVFDDCRIPEENLVGTEGAGFYILAEFFNHGRIVVGGHGLGLAAAAIEEAWEFTHGRQAFGRDVSDFQAVQHILADMRMEFEAARALNWRAAEKVVENENGGFWAAMAKTKSTEVANFCAERAMQLHGGRSILQDRRISRVYRDVRIPVVYEGANEIQRNLIYRQAQF; encoded by the coding sequence ATGGAGTTACTCGACGATTCGGTCGTCCCCGAGCACGCGCGGGCGGTCAAGCAGGAGGCCCGCGAGTTCGCACAGGAGCACATCGCGCCCGCGGCACAGGAGTACCACAACTCCGGGGAGTACCCGTGGGACATCCTCGAGGCGGGGATGGACGCCGGCCTCGTCGCACAGGACATCGGCGAGGAGTGGGGCGGTCGCGGCCTCGACCTCTACGAGATATTCGCCATCGCCGAGGAGTTCTACCGCGCGGACGCGGGCATCGGCCTGACGATGATGCTCGCCTCCTTCGGTGCCGAAATCGTCGAGGAGTACGGGAGCGAGGAGCAGAAAGAGGAGTTCCTCCGACCCGTCGCGGAGAACGAGCAGATCACCGGCCTCGCGGTCTCGGAACCCGACACCGGCAGCGACCTCGCGGGGATGACGACGAGCGCCGACCTCGACGAGGAGGCCGGCGAGTGGGTCATCAACGGCGAGAAGTACTGGATCGGCAACGCCGTCGAGGCCGACTGGGTCACCCTCTACGCCAAGACCGGCGACGGCGAGGACCGCTACTCGAACTACTCGATGTTCATCGTCCCGACCGACGCCCCCGGCTACGAGGCCGAGCACATCCCCGAGAAGATCGGGATGCGCGCCTCCAAGCAGGGCCACATCGTCTTCGACGACTGTCGAATCCCCGAGGAGAACCTCGTGGGCACCGAGGGCGCGGGCTTCTACATCCTCGCGGAGTTCTTCAACCACGGCCGCATCGTCGTCGGGGGCCACGGCCTCGGCCTCGCCGCGGCGGCCATCGAGGAGGCGTGGGAATTCACCCACGGGCGGCAGGCGTTCGGCCGCGACGTGAGCGACTTCCAGGCCGTCCAGCACATCCTCGCGGACATGCGCATGGAGTTCGAGGCCGCCCGCGCGCTCAACTGGCGGGCCGCCGAGAAGGTCGTCGAGAACGAGAACGGCGGGTTCTGGGCCGCGATGGCCAAGACGAAGTCCACCGAGGTGGCGAACTTCTGTGCCGAACGCGCCATGCAACTGCACGGCGGCCGGTCCATCCTGCAGGACCGGCGCATCTCGCGGGTCTACCGTGACGTGCGCATCCCGGTGGTGTACGAGGGGGCAAACGAGATCCAGCGCAACCTCATCTACCGGCAGGCGCAGTTCTAG